From a single Pseudomonas triticicola genomic region:
- a CDS encoding CsiV family protein, whose product MRLFRSLTLLLALAAPTAFADDTYQVEMILVRQNAVPAIVSRAAPEDWAAGAQRLGSDSQRTPALNDVVSKLTASGEYTVLMHKAWQQSLGEAPAKVAVSEGQEQFGQFPIEGTLEMKLGRFTDVTADFWVNQIDANGLVTASERLRQDSHTKNGQLNYLDNGHLALLIKITSLTAPAPREAPEVVPD is encoded by the coding sequence ATGCGCCTGTTCCGCTCTCTGACTTTGTTGCTTGCACTTGCAGCACCGACGGCGTTTGCCGATGACACGTATCAGGTCGAAATGATCCTGGTGCGCCAGAATGCTGTCCCGGCCATCGTCAGCCGCGCCGCCCCGGAAGACTGGGCCGCAGGCGCCCAGCGTCTGGGCAGCGACAGCCAGCGCACCCCAGCGCTGAATGATGTGGTGAGCAAACTCACCGCCAGCGGCGAGTACACCGTGCTGATGCACAAGGCCTGGCAGCAGAGCCTCGGCGAAGCGCCGGCGAAAGTCGCGGTGAGCGAAGGTCAGGAGCAGTTCGGCCAGTTCCCGATCGAGGGCACGCTGGAAATGAAACTCGGCCGCTTCACCGACGTCACCGCCGATTTCTGGGTCAATCAGATCGACGCCAATGGCCTGGTCACCGCCAGTGAGCGCCTGCGCCAGGACAGCCACACCAAGAACGGCCAGCTCAATTACCTCGACAACGGTCATCTGGCCCTGCTGATCAAGATCACTTCCCTGACCGCGCCAGCGCCTCGCGAAGCGCCTGAAGTCGTGCCGGACTGA